GAGCGCCGCGCCCCAGTCATCAAGCAAGGCAGCAATCTTTTCTGTCGGCATGTCGATCTGTTCGGCTGGATGTTGTCACACGGCAATCCGCGTATAGCTTGTGTAGCATAGTTTTATTGCGCGGCCAGCCCCATGCCCGATTTGCCTGACATCTCTGACCCGGTCTGCCCCCTATGTGGTCGGCCTATCCCGCCGGGCGTGCCGCAAAGCCTGCACCACCTTGTTCCCAAGCTGCGCGGGGGCAAGGGCGGACCGGTGATCTTGCTGCACCATATCTGCCACAAGGAAATTCACGCCACCTTGTCAGAGACCGAATTGGCCCGCGATTTCAATACGCCAGAGGCCTTGCGCAACCATCCGCGCTTGGCCAAATTCGTGGCTTGGGTTGCCAAGCGCCCGCCAGAGTTCATCTCGCGCGTGCCGGGCGCAAGGCGGCGTCCCGGTAAGAGAATATAAACTTGGCTGGGTTAAATTGTCCCTACGCATTGACGAGTGGGGGCTTGCATGGACGGGACAACAACAGCCGGGCGCGGGCGGCGGCGGGAAAGCCTTGCGGCGCGGCAGGCCCGCGTTGGGATTATCGCCAACCCGCAGATGCCAAAACTTCCACGTCCCATCCCGCGCGAAGTGTGGACCAGATGGCCCGATCTGCGCGCGGCGAAACGCAGGTCGCAAGGCGCAGATGCGGGCGGGCAGGATGGAAGCGATCTTTTGTCGCTGGACGCGTTCGTCCAAAGCGTGCGCCGAAGCGGTCCCGCGCCCAACCGTGCGCCTGCCAACGCGACCACGGCAGAAGACGACGCGCCGCGCAAGCGATCATCGATGTGGCGCGTGCCGCGCCGTCAAAAAACGGCTGCGACACGTCTGGAACCAAAGGGCGCGGACCGCACGCCTGAACTGCAAGACGGTGGCTCTACCGGGGCGTCATGGTTGCTCGTTTTGCTGATGCGGCTTGGAATTGGCGCAACGGCCCTCTTCGCGCTGTTCTACAGTTGGCGTGTTCTCTGGGCCATACCTTAGGCGGTTGCGACCCCGCGCTGGGCGAGTGTGCGTAAACGAACAGCCTTGGCGCGCGTGTCGCGGCTTGCATCTGGCGCGCAACAGACGATCTTCTTGGCAAGGAAGCTGTTTCAAGGGGAACGCCATGTCTATCCGTCCGACCATTGATATCCGCCAAGCTGTGCCGACGCTTGAAGGGGCAGGGGTTCACCTGCATCGCGCCTTCGGCTTTCAGGACCCGACAGAGCTGGACCCGTTCCTGCTGTTCGATGATTTTCGCAATGACATACCTGAACACTACCTGCGCGGCTTCCCATGGCATCCGCACCGGGGGATCGAAACCATCACCTATGTCCTTGCAGGCGAGGTGGACCATGGCGACAGCTTGGGCAATACCGGCACGTTGGGCGCGGGCGACGTGCAATGGATGACCGCTGGTTCCGGCATTCTTCATCAGGAAATGCCGCGCGGGAACGCGCGCGGGCAGATGCACGGTTTCCAGCTATGGGCGAACCTGCCCGGCGCGCTGAAGATGACGGCGCCGCGCTATCAGGATGTGAAATCTGGCGATATCCCCGAAGTGATTGACGATGACGGCACCAAGGTGCGGGTCATCGTGGGTGATTTCTGGGGCAAGCGCGGCCCGGTCGATGGCATTGCCGCCGACCCGCAATATCTGGATATTTCCGTGCCGCCGGGCGTGCGCAAGACCTTCAAGGTTGACACCTATCGCCGCGCCTTCGCCTATGTCTTTGCCGGGTCGGGTGCCTTTGCCGATGCCTCTGCGCCGTCGGGCGTGCTGCTGGAAAAAGAGGTGATGGGCCAAGAGGTCAATATCCGCGACATGTCCGGTGACCGCACGCTGATCCGCTTCGGCACCGGCGATGAGGTGACGGTGCAGGCGGGCGAAAAAGGCGTGCGCTTTTTGCTGATTTCCGGCGCGCCATTGCAGGAACCGGTCGCTTGGCACGGCCCGATCGTGATGAACACGCAAGAAGAAATCCGCCAAGCCATGCGCGATTTGCGCAACGGCACCTTCATCCGGCCTGCGCATTGACGGCACAGGGCGGGGGCACGGCCCCCGCTCCACCGGCATGTTGGGGCAAAGGGGTGTTCGCGGCCACACCCCATGCCTATATCCGGCGCAAGGCAACCAGAGGTGAAGATGAAAGACAGGGCAATCATCCGTGTTTCGGGCGACGACCCGGCAGGATTCTTGCAAGGGTTGGTCAGCAATGACACCCGCAAGCTGGCGCGCGACGGGATCGTCTATGCTGCGTTTCTGACACCGCAAGGCAAGTATCTGGCAGATTTCTTCCTAGTGGCCGACGGGGCCGATGTCTTGGTTGATGTCGCATCCCCCATGGCCGAAGACCTTTTCAAGCGCCTGAACATGTACAAATTGCGCGCCCCTGTCACCTTGGTGCGTGAAGATATGCCGGTCAGCCGTGGCACTGGCCCCGCGCCCGAAGGCGCGCGCCCCGATCCGCGCCACGCGGCGCTGGGTTGGCGTTTATACGGGCAAGCGTTGCCGGAGGATGGCACGGATTGGGCCGCGCTGCGCGTGGCGCATTGCGTGCCCGAAAGCGGGATAGAGTTGATCCCGAATGACAGTTTTATCTTGGAATGCGGGTTCGAACGGTTGAACGGGGTGGATTACC
This genomic window from Roseibaca calidilacus contains:
- a CDS encoding HNH endonuclease translates to MPDLPDISDPVCPLCGRPIPPGVPQSLHHLVPKLRGGKGGPVILLHHICHKEIHATLSETELARDFNTPEALRNHPRLAKFVAWVAKRPPEFISRVPGARRRPGKRI
- a CDS encoding pirin family protein; protein product: MSIRPTIDIRQAVPTLEGAGVHLHRAFGFQDPTELDPFLLFDDFRNDIPEHYLRGFPWHPHRGIETITYVLAGEVDHGDSLGNTGTLGAGDVQWMTAGSGILHQEMPRGNARGQMHGFQLWANLPGALKMTAPRYQDVKSGDIPEVIDDDGTKVRVIVGDFWGKRGPVDGIAADPQYLDISVPPGVRKTFKVDTYRRAFAYVFAGSGAFADASAPSGVLLEKEVMGQEVNIRDMSGDRTLIRFGTGDEVTVQAGEKGVRFLLISGAPLQEPVAWHGPIVMNTQEEIRQAMRDLRNGTFIRPAH
- a CDS encoding YgfZ/GcvT domain-containing protein, with the translated sequence MKDRAIIRVSGDDPAGFLQGLVSNDTRKLARDGIVYAAFLTPQGKYLADFFLVADGADVLVDVASPMAEDLFKRLNMYKLRAPVTLVREDMPVSRGTGPAPEGARPDPRHAALGWRLYGQALPEDGTDWAALRVAHCVPESGIELIPNDSFILECGFERLNGVDYRKGCYVGQEVTARMHHKTELRKGLTTVQIDGHAPVGTEIVADGKSVGKLFTQSGGQAIAYLRFGRASGALQAGDATIIAPEMSESD